Below is a genomic region from Leptolyngbya boryana PCC 6306.
CAGTCCGCCAAATTTGCGGGTCGTGGCTCCATCTTCCTGACGGAAATAGTCAAACACATAGGGTAAAAAGTCAGGGCTGATGCCTTTGCCTGTGTCCTGAACCTGGATCTGAGCAAACCTGTCACAGTGATCGAGGCGCACTTCGACCCGTCCGCCTTGTGGCGTAAACTTGACGGCATTGGTGAGCAAATTCCAAACAATTTGTTGGAGCCGAGCCGCATCTCCTGAAACCACGCTCTCATTATCGTTTAGGGCTGTATGAATCTCAATGTTTTTCGCTTCTGCGGCTAGATGAACGGTTTCGATCGCTGCCTCGATCGTCGTTGCCAAATTCACGGAACTGATGTTCAGCACCATCTTGCCCTGCAAAATCCGCGAGACATCGAGCAAATCTTCAATCAATTGGGCTTGCAGTTTGGCATTCCGTTCGATCGTGGCGAGTGCCTGAGCCGCTCTTTCTGGGCTAAATTTCTGGCTTTGCATCAGTTTCGTCCACCCTAGAATCGGATTGAGCGGCGATCGCAGTTCGTGGGACAACACCGCTAAAAATTCATCTTTGATGCGGTTCGCTCGTTCGGCTTCTTCACGAGCCGTTTGTTCTGCCACCAAACTACGAGCCAATTCAGCTTGGGCGTGTCGTTGCTGAGTCACATCGCGCAGGGTGACGATCGCGAGGATCACCTGCCCTTGCTTATCCCGAACCGGCGTGCCGCCATAGTTGCCAATAAAGGTTCTACCAATGTCGCGACGATGAGCTTGGATCTCACAATTGGAGAACGTTTCACCCTGCAAAGCTCTGGCGATGGGCCATTGCTCCATCGGGACGAAACTCCCCTGCAAATCATGCACCTCAATCGTCTCAGGGAACTTGTGTAAGTGTCGCTGGACTTGCTCAAGCGAATCGTATCCATGTATCGCCAGCGCGGCTGGATTAAATGTGAGAATGTTGCCCTGCGGGTCAGCAACCACTAAGCCCTCCGCCATGTGGTTAATCACCGCTTCGAGTTGCCCTAAGCTCGTCTCCAATCGGTGCAGCAATTGTTCACGTTCGGCTTCAGCTTGCTTACGATCGCTGATGTCCCCGATAACCCCAATCAAACGAAGGGGCGTACCGTCGGGTGCTAAATCGAATTGTCCACTAAACTCAGCCCAGCACCACTGACCCTTATCGTGCCGACGAATGCGGCAAACTCCCTGAAAGGAGCTGTTCTGCATCATGCTTTCTGCTAACTTCAGTTCAAACGCCTCTCGGTCTTCGGGATGAATGACGTTGTTGATAAACTCGACTTTGTTCAGTGTGCCTTCCGCCAAAGTGCGCCCGAAAATTTCGTACATCCGGGCGTTTTCCCAAACGGCATAATCGGTCTGGATGTTCCATTCAAATACGCCTAGGTTCGCCGCGCTTGTTGCCAAGTCGAGGCGTTGTTCTCGTTCGCGTAATGCGGCTTCTGCTTGCTGACGTTCTGCTTCGTTGCGCTTGAATTCACCTCGATCCAGCACGAAGCCAATCACGGTCTGCTCGTCCCGCGTCACCGAACCCAGAAGCATGGGCACTCGCGCACCATCTTTACGAATGTATTCTGTTTCAAACGGAGTGCAAACGTCAGTCGTGCAGCGTTCTTGCTGGGCATGGCTACATTGGTTCCACTCGGATCGCTGAGTTGCTTCCTGATACTCTGGGGGGACTATCTCGTTCCAACGAATTCGCCCAGACAGCAAATCCTCCCGTGTGTAACCTAACATTTGCAGAAAAGTATCGTTTGCTTCGGTAATCGAGCCGTTCCGATCTGCCTGAAAAATGCCGATGATATTAGCCTCTGACAGATGAGCAAATTGGGCTTCGCTGTCACGCCAAGCCTTCAGGTTTGCATCGGCGCGTTTCTTGGCACTCCGTTGAGCTTCATTCAAAGAACTGATCAAGATTGCCGCGATCGCAAACACACTCAACTGGAACACGGCTCTTAGGTTAGCTAAATCGAGCGAATAGAGTGGTTCAAGGAAAAAATAGTTTAGAGCGACCGTAGACAACAGCGTTGCGAACAAGCCCGCCCCGAATCCTCCTAACCAAGAACTGATCATCACTGCAACAAAAAACAAGGCAGCCGGAGTGCCTCGCAGCAGGGGATCGAGTAGCAGCGTGATACTCAGGGCAGCAGCGACCGCCAGCAGTGCAATACTGTAGCGCCAGACCGAAGCCTGGATTTCCAGATCGAACTGGGCTGGAAAAAACCGCTGTAGTTTTGCAGTGATTGTCCTAGTGACCATCGTTTTTCTCCTTAGCCCGACTTGATTTCATGCGGTGAGCATTTGCAGCATTTACTGACGCAATCACCCTGACTAGTTCCTCTGGCTCGACTGGTTTTGCCAGATGGTGTTGAAACCCGGCTGCAATTGCCTGTTGCTGATTCATTTCTCCCGCGTAGGCAGTCAACGCGATCGCGGGAATCTTTCCGCCTTGCTCTGCGGGTAAGGCTCTGATCTGCTGGAGCAACATATAGCCATCCATGTCTGGCATTCCAATATCGCTCAACAGAAGATCAGGTTTGGATTGAGTGAAAACTGCCAACCCTTCAAAGCCAGAAGCAACCGCTAACACTTGTGCCCCAGCCTGCTCTAAGAGAAAGGCAATCAATTCGCGAGTATCCGTCTCATCCTCGACTACTAAAACCCTAATCCCATCTAAACCCAGGGTTAGATCAGGCTCTAAACTCTCTGTGTCTGTCTCTGCTTGGGTTGGCATCAGCGGTAGCCGAACGATAAAGGTTGCTCCCCGTCCTTCTCCCTCGCTCTCTGCTCGAATCGTACCGCCGTGCAGTTCCACTAAGTGACGGACGATTGCGAGTCCTAATCCCAGTCCGCCAAACTTGCGAGTTGTTGCACCGTCCTCCTGGCGAAAGTAGTCAAACACATAGGGCAGGAAATCTGGAGCAATGCCCTTGCCCGTGTCTCGGATGATCATCTGAGCTTGATCGCCAAGGTTCTCTAGCCGGATATTGACTCGTCCCTCAGTCGGTGTGAATTTGACCGCGTTGGAGAGCAAATTCCAAACCACTTGCTGAAGGCGGGCGGAACCCCCTAGAATTTTTCTAACTGAAGTATCAAGCTCTGTCTGAATCTGAATTGACTTCGCCTCAGCCGCCAACCGCACCGTTTCCATTGCGGCTCGAATCGTCGCAGCTAAATCGACGGGAACCATGTTCAGGCTCAGTTTACCTTGCAGAATCCGCGAAACATCGAATAGATCTTCAATCAGTTCAGCCTGCAATTTCGCATTGCGTTCGATCGTGGTTAAGGCTTCCAGCGTCCTAGCCTGATTCAGTTTGCCGCTTTGCAGCAGTTTTGACCAGCCCAAAATCGGATTCAGCGGCGTTCGCAACTCGTGAGACAGCACCGCTAAAAATTCATCTTTAATGCGGTTGGCAGCTTGGGCTTCTGCTCGTGCGGCTTGTTCCCGTCGTAGCAGGTGTTCGCGCTCGGCTTCAGCCTGTTTGCGCTCGGTAATATCTAGCGCAATCCCAGTCATCCGGATCGGCTGATGATCTGCATCATAGAAGGTTTGACCGATCGCTGTGATCCAGCGTGCGCCGTGGATGGGGTGGTGAACGCGAAACTCGACATTGAGATCGCTCTGGTGTTCTAGAGACTCACGGGCAATGCGATCGGCGCGATCGCGGTCTTGTTCCACAATCGAGTCCAACCAATTGTCGTAGGAGGGCTGAGTTGTTGCCGGATCAAGTCCATAGAGTTGATAATATTCTGCTGACCAAGTGACCTGATTCGTCACAATATCCCAATTCCATACACCCGCTTTGGCTGCCTGTTGAGCAATCCGCAATCGCTCCTCGCTTTGGTGTAAGGCGGACTCGGCTCGTTTACGATCAGTGATATCCGTCGTAAACCCACACAGGACTTTACCCGGAAAGCCGACATCTTCAGCAGGGAGTTTAATCGAGAGAAAGGTGTGACGACCATCAGGGAGATCCAGCGATTCCTCTAGTTGCACCAGCTTGTTTTCCGCTAATATCCGGCGATCGTTCTCTAAAATCTCCTCCAAGTTTGGGTCGGAAAAAATTTCTCGATCGCGCTTTCCCACAATTTCTTCGACTGAGCGACCTGCCAATTGAGCAAAATGACGGTTGACCATCAAGAGTCGTCCTTCCTGGTCTTTGATATAAATAACCCCTGGTGTATTGTCCAAAACGCTCTGAAGCAACCGTTCGGTGCGATGCTGTTCCGTAATATCCTGTAAACTTGCGATCGCGCCGACTAGTGTTTGATTGTCCACAATCGGTACAGCGTTAATTAAAACAGCAACCTCAGAGCCATCTGCTCGTTGAATGAGAAGTGCCCTGTTCTTCACTGCTTTGCCTGTCCTTAACACTTCAGCGATCGGTGTGTCAGCATAACATATTCCCTGAGCTTCTCTAAGTCAAGTAAGAATGTGAAAAAGTGCTTCTACCATCATTGTTAGATTCATTCTAGACATCACAATTCTATCGATTCTCAATCTGATAACTTCAGTAAGTTTAGAATCGAAAATCTAAATTACATTGAGTTTCATTCCTACATTCACACCATGACAAATGTCGCGTTCATGCTTGTGAAAGAATTTGCTGTGCTAAGGGTGACCCTTTTTGGTGCAATGCCAGGAGGTACTTGGCTTCATCATACGGAACTCGGTCTTGCCAGCAACGAAATAGAATCCGAATCCACTTAAACGCCAGTGCTCGAATTGCAGCTTGATGCGTCTTTCCAGCTTGTTTCTGAGCTTGATAGAATGCCTTTGCCCCAGAGGGACGCTTTGCGCGATTCATTCGCCCACTCAATGAAGGTTTGGCGTAAGAATCTCGGTGCTCCCCAACGCCAATGTATCCAACACTTTTTCCCACTGCGTTCGGTTACCGGAGCAATGCCTGCATACTGCAACAAGTCTTGGGCAGTTTGATAACGAGTGCGATCTTCTCCAAACGCCAGCAGCAATCGTGGCGCGAGGTTAGTTCCAGCATGAGGGAGCGCCGCAAAGATCGCAGCATCAGGCAGTTGATTGAATTCGCGATCTATTTGGGCTTCAAACTGACGCACCGATGTGAGCAAGCTACGAAGTTGGCTGACCAAGGCTTGCACCATGAGTTGAGACGATTCGACGATCGCCGAATCTTGCGTGAGTGGAATACCGTTGCGTAAACACTCAATTCGACGAGCATTGCAGTCTTTGTAGCGAGAATGATGCTCACAGAAAAACTGCTGCAACTGTTCATCGCTGACTTGCTGCACCGCACTCAAAGTTGACCATTGTGTGAGAAAGTCACAGAACACCATCGTATCGCGATGCTCGAAACAGTCAATCGCTTGAGGAAAGTATCCTTTGAGCACATCGACGAGACGATTGGTCGTGCGTCCAATATCTTCAATCAGCGTGCGTCGCCATTCGACGAGTGCTTGCAGTTTTCTGAGCATTGGGCTGGCAGGTTGCCAAACCGTCAGTTTATCCCGGTGTTTCCGAAGAAGTTCAACCTGCAGTGCTGCATCCGTCGGATCATCCTTTGCACGACTCGGAGTAAAGACTTGACGATACTTAGAGACGGTTTGAGGATTGACGGGATAGAGGACAAGGAACTCGTACTTACACAATGCATAGATCAACGGTCCTCGTTTCTGTTCCAGGCAAACAGCAATCGGTTGTCCTCCATAGCGCACCCGCAATTGCATTGCCCAGGCTTCAATCGCTTCTGGTCGAGCGCCAATCACGCAATGTTCTTGAGTTTGAGCCGCACAATCATACAAACACACATCGTGCTTTTGGTCTGCCCAATCTAAACCAATCAAAGCCACATAAGGCATGTCAGTCATCTGAGTCCACCTCCGAAGGAATGTGTCATCATGAACTTGGTTTCAATCCCAGTCTTCAGGCGAAAGTATTATGGCAGACATAAAAATCTGTCCCTGAGGATTCGTTCATTGAGGACTAGGAAGCGAGGTCAGTGCGACAATATGTTAGAAGTCATCTGGCTGTCGCCCGTTGCATAGTCGTCACTGACCTTGCCTATTCTCAGGGCAATTCTGATCTCTTCGGTACTGCCCTTGTCTACCCATAAAACCGATTGACCATTGAAGTTCAATAAGTTGAAGGCGTGATGAAATGCCTCATCGGTCGCCTTTGCGTTAGGAACTTGCCCCCATACTTCGATGGCAGCCTGATTGAAGGATTGAATTTGCCCCCTACGATCGCAGACGTAGGTTGCCACGGGAACAAGATCGAGCAGACGTAAATCATTGATGACCATCGGGTTAAGGGAAAGCAGTTTATTCATAGAGGGTGACGGACTTCACTCAACTGAAATCATAAATTCCTACTTTCCTTCCAGCCAACTGGCTTAATCTCATTGGATTGGAGGTTATCTCGGTTTCTATTAGTACTGGGGTATATGGGTGAGTTTTCCTCTAGAAAATACGGTTTCAGTAGCGCGATGCCAGGGTGATCGATTTGTCGTACCAATTCTGCGATCAGCTTCAACGCCATCGGTAAAGGTGTAGTGTGCCCATTCTCTCAGTGATTAACGGTTTTGAACGAAACCCCTAGCCGAGCTGCAAAACTCTCCTGAGATAGGTTGAGTCGCTGTCGCAGGTCACGGATTAACGTTGCAGTATTTGATAATTTCGTGATTGGCATTGTCTTTTTCTTCTCCTTTAGGAGGAAGAATAGGGCACAAGGGATACTGAGGAACCCGACTAGAGGCAGATTTTGCAATTCGGGATGATGGCAAACTATTCCTCAGGTGGGAGGTATGAAAATAGACACGAGGGACATACTCTATAGCGGGCTGCCTAAGTTGCGAATCATGCCTCATGTCTTACTGGTTGATGATGAAGCCCCTCTGCGGGATAGCCTGAGTTACGCTTTGCAGAAAGAGGGCTATGAAGTCACAACCGCAGCGGACGTTGCTGCTGCATTGAAACTATTTCACAAGCAAGTGCCGGATGTGATCTTGCTGGATCTGATGCTACCGGAGGTAGGCGGCATGGAGGTGTGTTGGCGCATCCGAGCCTTTTCCGATGTTCCCATTGTGATGCTGACCGCAAAAGATCAAGACATCGACAAAGTGTGGGGACTCGAAGCAGGAGCCGATGACTACATCACGAAGCCATTAGAGTTGTTGGGGAATAAGTTGTAGAGTTGTGAGATTCCTGCTTTTTGCCATCAGATTAAGCAGCCATCAAGTAAAAGTTCCAGAGCCCAGCAGCAGTCAGCATTAAACGGTCATCAAAATCTTTTATACGATTGCGATAGATTGCGCTCACCGCACCATAACGCTTGATGCCTGCAAACGCATTCTCACAGAGAACTCGCGATTGGCTCAAACTGCGATTTTCTTGTTTCTGCTCATCGCTTAACTCACCCCCTCTCGGTTTCTTGTGCGGAATGCGAATGTTCGTGTACTCGGACTGCAAGCCTTGAAACCCCAAATCGACTTCAATGGGAATCTCATCTGGGATATGAAACGCAATCTCTTCTTGGGCTTCAAAGCGCTTGTCGTGGAGCTTTCCTTCGCAGGCTTTGCTCAACACCAACACTCGTTTGGTTTGGTCTACTGCCGCTAGGTGCTTGCGGGTATGACGACGCTTTTTGCCGGAGTAGTTTTGCGTCTGCTGTTCTGCATCTTGAGGGCGTTGAATCGGACGCTCAGTTCCATCAATCATCACCCGTTCCACGCCTGGAAACATCTCCATGAAAGCGTCAATGCTGCGTAACTTGCGTTCGGGTAACACTAACTCATGCCCCAATGCAGTTTCGAGAATCGGTTGCAGTTCATGCATCCATTCATGCGTCTGAGAACGGTCAAGGTCAAACAAAATCCCGGCTAAATCAAAGGTCGGGTAGCATTTAAAGTAGAACAAAATGTAAAACAGCTTCGCTTCTGTGCTGTTCAACCTGGCTTTGCGCCCACCGCCCTTTGCTCGTTTTCGGACTGGCTTTGCCGCACTGCGGCTTGCCTCATACGCTTGCTCAAAACTCGGCAGCAGGGCATCAAAAGCTTTACGATTCAGTCCAGTCAAAGCTCGAAGCAAGCGATCTTGGTTTAGGGCGCGTTCAAGGTTCAACATCAGATGCAATTCACAGGATTTCTGTCTATTATCCTCTATTTCCCAACAACTCTATTTAACACGCGAGAATTGTTGGCACGCATTCGAGCGGTTTTGCGGCGACGCTCGGCGGGAGAAGGATCACCAACTGTGGATTAGGGGCAATGTGGTTGAAACGATGCGGTTCAATCAAGTGGAATTCGTTACACACAAAGCTGTTACTCACTTACTAGCTGCTCACGGTGCTGGGAACGTCGCTGATGGCAGGGTTTCTGTTGCGATCGCTCTCCGCGTACTTTATGCAGATGCGACAAACGGATTTAGAAAATTGGACGACCGCCATTAGTGAAAGTGTTGCAGATGAGTTAGAGCAAGAAAACGTTCAGCGGGTGCAGCAGTTGATGGAACGTCATGGTAAACCCGAAACAGTAACCGTGCGTGTTTTGAGTCCAAAAGGCTAGCTACTGGCATCCTCTGCCTATGAAGACTACCGCATCACAAACTGGCTAGCAGTTCCAGGTGTGCGAGAAGCTTTACAAAATCAGCAGATGGTGCAGGGAACCGCAAAAGGGGTATTAGCGAACGACGATCGCTTGTATGTTGCCCACCCGATTCGGCGAAATGGACAGCTTTTGGGCGTGTTGCGGATGTCGGTGACACTAGAGCAATTTCAGCGGCAATTTTCGTTTTTATGGTGGATGGTCATTGGAACTCTGTTGCTAACGATGCTGCTGTGTGCGGTGATCAGCGATCGTTTAGCGAGGAGTTTTTCCATCCCGATTCAAACGATGCGAAATTTTGCGATTCGCTTGGGTAGCGGTCAGTTTGGTGATAAACTCAGCATTCGTCAAAGTAATGAATTGGATGAACTCGCGATCGAACTCAATCGCATGAGTGAACGGTTAGCCTCACTCGATCAAGAGCGTCGGACGTTTCTCGCCAATGTCTCGCACGAACTGCGTACCCCAATTAAATATCCAAGTGACCGTAGAAGCCCTGCAAAATGGAGCCGTGGAAGAACCGCACTTGCGCGATCGCTTTTTTGAGTCGATTGAAGATGAAACACGACGATTAGCCCGATTGATTCATGATTTACTCGATTTGGGACGATTAGAAGCCGGAGCAACCTTGTTAGAGCAGCAGCAGATTGATCTCCAGCAACTCATCAACCGTGCCGTTCGAGCGCTCGAAACGCGAATGCAAGCTCGTCAAATGTCCCTGCATCTCAATGTTGCAAAGGTTTCACTCGTTGGCGATCCAGAACGACTTTTACAAGCCTTATTAAACATTCTGGACAACGCCATCAAGCATTCCAAAGAAAATTCTCAGGTTTCTATTACTGGCGCACGAGACGGTCAACAAGTCGTGATTACGATTCAGGATCAAGGACCGGGGATTGAGCCAACTGCATTACCTCGAATTTTTGAGCAGTTTTATACGGGTGATCCGTCCCGTAAAGGCAATAGTACGGGCTTGGGACTCGCGATCGCACAGCGCATCATTCAAGCACATGGAGGTACGATCACAGCAAGCAGTTCAATTGGACAGGGTGCGAAATTCACGATTTACTTACCACTGCACCCATTAGAGCGTTCCACCAATTGAGCAATGATCCTGACGAGTTCTTGAGCATTAATCGGCTTTGAGAGGTGCTTATGGAAGCCAGCATTGAGCGCTTGGCGTTGGTCTTCGGGTCGAGCATAGGCAGTCAAGGCAATCGCCGGAATGTCTCGCCCTCTAGAGGCGCGAATGTGCCGAATCGAGTCATAACCGTCCTCTCCAGGCATGGCTATATCGCTCACAATTACATCGGGTTGGGTATGTTCTAGAGCGGCGATCTCTGCTTCAGCAGAGCACATCGCAATAACGATCGCTCCCGCCTCTTCGAGAACTTTCTGAACCATCTCACGGTTGTCTGTATGATCTTCGACCACGAGAATTTGAAGCTGTTCGAGAGAGGGGATTTCCTCCACTGTAGTCGCTGCCATTACGTTGGGTGCCGAATCAGCGATCGTTTCTGGATGCCAATTGGAAATCGGTAGATGCACTCTAAAGGTTGTTCCTTGATTGCATCCTTGGCTGTGCGCCTCGATTTTGCCATTGTGCAGTTCAACTAACTGACGCACGATTGCGAGTCCCAATCCCAGTCCGCCGTGGGCACGAGTTGAAGAACTATCGGCTTGCCGGAAGTGATCAAAAATGTGGGGTAGAAATGTGGGGTCAATGCCAATTCCCGTATCGCGGATTTGTAGTTCAATCCGGCTATTCGCGGGCATCACTTGCAATTCGACCTGTCCGCCTTCTGGAGTGAACTTGATCGAATTCGTGAGCAAATTCCAGATAATCTGGCGCAATCGTACCGGATCTGCTTCAATTTTCCCAATCGTGGGATCAAGGTGCATCGAGAGCTGAATCGATTTAGCATCAGCTTGGGGACGGACGGACTCCACCGTTGCATCAAGGAATGAAGCGAGATCGATCGGATGAATCGAGAGTTCAACTTTGCCGCGCATCAATCTAGAGACATCAAGAATATCTTCGATCAGTTGCGCTTGTGCTTGGGCATTCCGATTGATTGTTTCTAATGCTCGTCGGGTCGTCGCTGGATCAAACTCACGATCGAGCAAGAGTTGGGACCAGCCGAGAATCGAGTTGAGCGGTGTTCGGAGTTCGTGAGAGACGATCGCGAGAAATTCATCTTTCAGACGGTTCGCATTTTCCGCTTGTTGACGAGCCGCTTGAGCGCGGATGATTTCGGCAGTTTTAGCAATTAATTGGGCCGCTTGCTGTTGGACTTCGAGATTTTTCTTAAATAGACCTCTTGCGAAATAAAAGCGAAGTTTGAACAGCATCATAACGAACTGGATAACTTGAGATTTAAGCAGCAATCAAGTAAAAGTTCCACAAACCTGCTGCAGTCAACATTAAACGATCATCAAAATCGGCGACATGATTGCGGTAAACGTGGCTCACGGCATTGTATCGCTTTATTCCCGCAAAAGCGTGTTCACATTTGACCCGATGCTGACTCAACTCCCGATTTTCCTGTTTCTGTTGCTCAGTCAACGCCTGCTTTTTTGGCTTCTTGTGCCCGATTTTGATGTTGTCGTACTGATTCTGTAGCCCTTGAAACCCCAAATCTACAGCAATGGCGACTTCAGTGGGAATGGTATGAAGTGTCAACTACCGGAACTTGTCCACTTTTGGTGAATTAGATGTCAAAATGGAATAACAGCTTTTTCCATTTGAATGTGGAACTTTTCAACGAACTATTACCTAATCGAGAACATCTACAGCTTCAAGACTACCAGGTAGATCGCGACCAGCACGTTATTACTATTTTCGTCTGTTCAACACAATCTAGTAATCCTTGCCCATTATGTGAACAGCGAGCCAAGCAAGTTCATAGTCGCTATCGTCTGATACTGGCTGATCTGGCATGGGCAGACTACCGCATTGGAATTGAAATAACGGTGCGAAAGTTCTTTTGTCGGAATTCTCGCTGTGAGCGGCGAATTTTTACTGAGCGTCTTCCCGATGTTATGGAACCCTGGGCAAGACGAACGCAGCGTTTAGCCGAACAGTTGTATGAGATTGCGCTGGGTTTAGGGGGTGCAGCAGGCACAAAATTGAGTAAAAAGATACATTGTGGTGTGAGCCGAAATACCTTGCTGAGATTGCTGTTCAGACAGCCACTGCCTGCTTACGAAGTTCCCAAAACTTTAGGAGTGGATGATTTTGCTTTTTGTAAGCGCTTGAGTTACGGAACGATTTTAGTGGATTTAGACGCACGAAAGCCGATTGCGCTACTCAAAGGGCGGGATGCGAGCCTGCTTGCAGAATGGCTGAGACAGCAGCCTGGAGTTGAAGTCCTGTCCCGTGACCGTTCCCCGGTGTACAAAAGCGGGATGAGTCAAGGTGCGCCGAATGCGATTCAAGTTGCAGACCGCTTTCACCTGATTCATAACTTGGCTGAGGTGTTAGAGCAAGTTTTTAGGAGCCACAACAGTGACTTGCGACACATTACGTCTACTCATACAGATCATCAGAATCGTGAGGAGCTTGAACGAAGCCGCAATCAAGGAGAATCTATTGAGACTGTCGAACCCTTATCCACAGTGTTAGAGCGCTTGGATGTACCCATGAAGACATACTATCAACGTCGTCGCGCGTTACATCATGTGGTTTGGCAACTTTTTGAGCAAGGATGGTCAACTGAAGCGATTGCTCGATATACCGAGATGAGTATCCGAACCGTACAGCGCGACCTCAATAAACCGAAACACGTTGAGCATCAACATCGGGCTGATTATGGTCAGAACCTAGCAAGTCCTTATCGAGACTATATACTGCAACGCTGTACACTGGGTCATCGATGCGTCGGGCTGTTGGCGGAACTTCAAGCTCAAGGGTACAAAGGCAGTGACCGAACGTTGAGACGGTACTTGAAGTGGTGAGCAAGCGAAGAACCCAGCAAAGAACCAACAGCACTATCTTTACCTGCTTTGCCATTAATGAATGCCCCACCGCCAACTGCTTGGCATCCACCTTTGAGTGCGAATCGAGCCACTTGGTTAGTTTTACGCAAAACTGAGCCTGAAACTCTAAGAGAACAGCAATTGCTTAATGCTTTACAGTCCTCTCCTCAGTTTGCTCTGGCCATTGATTTAGCTCAATCGTTTGCTCGATTAGTTCGAGAGCAACAACCGGAGCACTTTGAGGCATGGCTAGACCAGGCATTACACAGCCAAATTGCTGCTTTTGTCAACTTTGCCAATGGTTTGAAGGAGGACTTTGCTGCAGTTCAAGCCGCAATGAAGCTTAGTGCGAGCAATGGTCAAGTAGAAGGGCAAATCAATCGATTAAAGCTTCTGAAGCGGCAAATGTATGGTCGGGCTGGAATCGAACTGCTGAGGCGACGGTTTCTAGTAGCAAATTGAGCTATCTGGTAAGCCTATCATAAGAAGTTGCTACGAACCTTCAAGTAGACTGACAACAATCAGATACCACAGTGTCTAGCTCGCTTGCTTCACCAAAAGTGGACAAGTTCCGGTAGTTGACGCGGCATAGACGACGGCGCTCGGTGCTTCCATTCCTAAATTAATGCCGATGATGCAACGAGAATGTGTATCCACGATCGTCGTTAGCCACGGTCGTCCTAACACTTCTCCCATTTGATCCACAACCAATAAGTCCGCCCGCGTGTGGTCACATTGCCACACTTGATTACTTTCTTTGACTTCGACTTCTAAGCCTTCACGGGTTTTCAGGAGCAAGGTTTCGCCACTCCAGCCAATGGAACGGGAGCGCGATCGCTCCTCTTGTCGATCCATCTCACTTTGCAGAACGCGATACACACTCGCTCGGCTCGATGGATGACTATCGCCGATTTCTAATGCCCGTGCTGCCACTCGAACGGCAACTTGGGCACGGCTCATTCTGCGTCCACCCCGATTCCCAGCCCGATACGTTTCCAGAATGTAATCGCTCCAATCTTCGTCGAGTCGCCGCTCTCCCCGATCCGATCGCTCTTGTCGCACAACGCCATCGACTCCTTTGGTTTGCCACGCTTTCATCAAAAGCTGCACGTTTCGCACCGTCATGTTCAATTGCTGGGCAACCTCTTGCTGAAGCGCGAGATAAGTTGGGC
It encodes:
- a CDS encoding ISL3 family transposase; protein product: MNAPPPTAWHPPLSANRATWLVLRKTEPETLREQQLLNALQSSPQFALAIDLAQSFARLVREQQPEHFEAWLDQALHSQIAAFVNFANGLKEDFAAVQAAMKLSASNGQVEGQINRLKLLKRQMYGRAGIELLRRRFLVAN
- a CDS encoding transposase family protein, with amino-acid sequence MLNLERALNQDRLLRALTGLNRKAFDALLPSFEQAYEASRSAAKPVRKRAKGGGRKARLNSTEAKLFYILFYFKCYPTFDLAGILFDLDRSQTHEWMHELQPILETALGHELVLPERKLRSIDAFMEMFPGVERVMIDGTERPIQRPQDAEQQTQNYSGKKRRHTRKHLAAVDQTKRVLVLSKACEGKLHDKRFEAQEEIAFHIPDEIPIEVDLGFQGLQSEYTNIRIPHKKPRGGELSDEQKQENRSLSQSRVLCENAFAGIKRYGAVSAIYRNRIKDFDDRLMLTAAGLWNFYLMAA
- a CDS encoding ISL3 family transposase, which translates into the protein MSKWNNSFFHLNVELFNELLPNREHLQLQDYQVDRDQHVITIFVCSTQSSNPCPLCEQRAKQVHSRYRLILADLAWADYRIGIEITVRKFFCRNSRCERRIFTERLPDVMEPWARRTQRLAEQLYEIALGLGGAAGTKLSKKIHCGVSRNTLLRLLFRQPLPAYEVPKTLGVDDFAFCKRLSYGTILVDLDARKPIALLKGRDASLLAEWLRQQPGVEVLSRDRSPVYKSGMSQGAPNAIQVADRFHLIHNLAEVLEQVFRSHNSDLRHITSTHTDHQNREELERSRNQGESIETVEPLSTVLERLDVPMKTYYQRRRALHHVVWQLFEQGWSTEAIARYTEMSIRTVQRDLNKPKHVEHQHRADYGQNLASPYRDYILQRCTLGHRCVGLLAELQAQGYKGSDRTLRRYLKW
- a CDS encoding sensor histidine kinase, which produces MTVEALQNGAVEEPHLRDRFFESIEDETRRLARLIHDLLDLGRLEAGATLLEQQQIDLQQLINRAVRALETRMQARQMSLHLNVAKVSLVGDPERLLQALLNILDNAIKHSKENSQVSITGARDGQQVVITIQDQGPGIEPTALPRIFEQFYTGDPSRKGNSTGLGLAIAQRIIQAHGGTITASSSIGQGAKFTIYLPLHPLERSTN
- a CDS encoding hybrid sensor histidine kinase/response regulator, producing the protein MMLFKLRFYFARGLFKKNLEVQQQAAQLIAKTAEIIRAQAARQQAENANRLKDEFLAIVSHELRTPLNSILGWSQLLLDREFDPATTRRALETINRNAQAQAQLIEDILDVSRLMRGKVELSIHPIDLASFLDATVESVRPQADAKSIQLSMHLDPTIGKIEADPVRLRQIIWNLLTNSIKFTPEGGQVELQVMPANSRIELQIRDTGIGIDPTFLPHIFDHFRQADSSSTRAHGGLGLGLAIVRQLVELHNGKIEAHSQGCNQGTTFRVHLPISNWHPETIADSAPNVMAATTVEEIPSLEQLQILVVEDHTDNREMVQKVLEEAGAIVIAMCSAEAEIAALEHTQPDVIVSDIAMPGEDGYDSIRHIRASRGRDIPAIALTAYARPEDQRQALNAGFHKHLSKPINAQELVRIIAQLVERSNGCSGK
- a CDS encoding DDE-type integrase/transposase/recombinase, encoding MTIEEAEPVPVPDNAGVKVRSRSLTLAEQERVKSMQRLANAPDRPTYLALQQEVAQQLNMTVRNVQLLMKAWQTKGVDGVVRQERSDRGERRLDEDWSDYILETYRAGNRGGRRMSRAQVAVRVAARALEIGDSHPSSRASVYRVLQSEMDRQEERSRSRSIGWSGETLLLKTREGLEVEVKESNQVWQCDHTRADLLVVDQMGEVLGRPWLTTIVDTHSRCIIGINLGMEAPSAVVYAASTTGTCPLLVKQAS
- a CDS encoding transposase family protein — translated: MTLHTIPTEVAIAVDLGFQGLQNQYDNIKIGHKKPKKQALTEQQKQENRELSQHRVKCEHAFAGIKRYNAVSHVYRNHVADFDDRLMLTAAGLWNFYLIAA
- a CDS encoding response regulator, with translation MPHVLLVDDEAPLRDSLSYALQKEGYEVTTAADVAAALKLFHKQVPDVILLDLMLPEVGGMEVCWRIRAFSDVPIVMLTAKDQDIDKVWGLEAGADDYITKPLELLGNKL